From Micromonospora rifamycinica, a single genomic window includes:
- a CDS encoding carbohydrate ABC transporter permease, giving the protein MTTATPTVGAGAQAAGKPTTTAGRVRNRLNSRTATLVSIVIALLWTIPTFGLFVSSFRPEADIKSTGWWTFFTNPEFTLENYQDVLFGSSSSSGQLASYFINSLAITIPSVLFPLAFASLAAYALAWINFRGRDWLYIAIFAMQIVPLQMALVPLLKFFSTGVTVAGVQLMPAWNLVDEQKFAQVWFAHTCFALPFAVFLLHNFVSQLPRDLMEAARVDGATHPKIFRTIVLPLITPALAAFGIFQFLWVWNDLLVALIFAGGGNETAPLTVRLAEMAGTRGNEWQRLTAGAFVSIVVPLVVFLSLQRFFVRGLLAGSVKG; this is encoded by the coding sequence ATGACCACCGCCACGCCCACCGTCGGAGCCGGCGCCCAGGCCGCCGGGAAGCCCACCACCACGGCCGGCCGGGTCCGCAACCGGCTGAACAGCCGCACCGCCACCCTGGTCTCGATCGTGATCGCGCTGCTCTGGACGATCCCGACCTTCGGCCTGTTCGTCTCCTCGTTCCGCCCCGAGGCCGACATCAAGTCCACCGGCTGGTGGACGTTCTTCACCAACCCGGAGTTCACCCTGGAGAACTACCAGGACGTGCTCTTCGGGTCCTCCTCCTCGTCGGGGCAGCTGGCCAGCTACTTCATCAACTCGCTGGCCATCACCATCCCGTCGGTGCTGTTCCCGCTGGCCTTCGCCTCGCTCGCCGCGTACGCGCTGGCCTGGATCAACTTCCGGGGGCGGGACTGGCTCTACATCGCGATCTTCGCGATGCAGATCGTGCCGTTGCAGATGGCCCTGGTGCCGCTGCTGAAGTTCTTCTCCACCGGGGTCACCGTGGCCGGCGTGCAGCTGATGCCGGCCTGGAACCTGGTCGACGAGCAGAAGTTCGCCCAGGTGTGGTTCGCGCACACCTGTTTCGCCCTGCCCTTCGCGGTGTTCCTGCTGCACAACTTCGTCTCGCAGCTCCCCCGGGACCTGATGGAGGCGGCCCGGGTCGACGGGGCCACCCACCCCAAGATCTTCCGCACCATCGTGCTGCCGCTGATCACCCCGGCGCTGGCGGCGTTCGGCATCTTCCAGTTCCTCTGGGTCTGGAACGACCTGTTGGTCGCGCTGATCTTCGCCGGGGGCGGCAACGAGACCGCCCCGCTCACCGTCCGGCTGGCCGAGATGGCCGGCACCCGGGGCAACGAGTGGCAGCGGCTCACGGCCGGCGCGTTCGTCTCGATCGTCGTACCGCTGGTCGTGTTCCTGTCGTTGCAGCGCTTCTTCGTGCGCGGCCTGCTCGCCGGCAGCGTCAAGGGTTGA
- a CDS encoding carbohydrate ABC transporter permease, with protein MEFDFAEEQPKFLMLMYGLIAFVAVVGGLLLLLDVVPAWFARRREAQLVAASTGGGPLPRRRKPREGLFALFFLLPTLLLLTIGLVVPALRTVLLSFMDSGSTEWVGLRNYSWMFSEDSIVRVLLNTLIWVLLVPLVATTFGLLYAVMVDKARFESVAKSLIFLPMAISFVGASIIWKFVYAYRSEDQDQIGLLNQIVVTLGGEPRQWLLDSPLNTFLLIVIMVWIQAGFAMVVLAAAIKAIPGDIVEAARLDGVTPWQMFWQITMPSIRPALIVVVVTLSIATLKVFDIVRTATNGNYDTSVIANEMYNQAFRYGENGQGSALAVFLFILVIPIVIYQIRNLRQQREG; from the coding sequence ATGGAGTTCGACTTCGCTGAGGAACAGCCGAAGTTCCTCATGCTGATGTACGGGCTGATCGCTTTCGTCGCGGTGGTGGGCGGTCTGCTCCTGCTCCTCGACGTGGTGCCGGCCTGGTTCGCCCGCCGTCGGGAGGCGCAGCTGGTCGCCGCCTCGACCGGCGGTGGCCCCCTGCCCCGCCGGCGCAAGCCCCGGGAGGGGCTGTTCGCGCTCTTCTTCCTGCTGCCGACGCTGCTGCTGCTCACCATCGGCCTGGTGGTGCCGGCGCTGCGGACCGTCCTGCTCTCGTTCATGGACTCCGGCAGCACCGAGTGGGTGGGGCTGCGCAACTACAGCTGGATGTTCTCCGAGGACTCGATCGTCCGGGTCCTGCTCAACACCCTGATCTGGGTGCTGCTGGTGCCGCTGGTGGCCACCACGTTCGGCCTGCTCTACGCCGTCATGGTGGACAAGGCGCGGTTCGAGTCGGTCGCCAAGTCACTGATCTTCCTGCCGATGGCGATCTCGTTCGTCGGGGCCAGCATCATCTGGAAGTTCGTCTACGCCTACCGCAGCGAGGACCAGGACCAGATCGGCCTGCTCAACCAGATCGTGGTCACCCTAGGCGGCGAGCCGAGGCAGTGGCTGCTGGACTCACCGCTGAACACCTTCCTGCTCATCGTCATCATGGTCTGGATCCAGGCCGGTTTCGCCATGGTGGTGCTCGCCGCCGCGATCAAGGCGATCCCCGGCGACATCGTGGAGGCGGCCCGCCTCGACGGGGTCACCCCGTGGCAGATGTTCTGGCAGATCACCATGCCCAGCATCCGGCCGGCGCTGATCGTGGTGGTGGTGACCCTGTCGATCGCCACCCTCAAGGTCTTCGACATCGTCCGGACCGCCACCAACGGCAACTACGACACCAGCGTGATCGCCAACGAGATGTACAACCAGGCTTTCCGGTACGGCGAGAACGGGCAGGGCTCCGCCCTGGCGGTCTTCCTCTTCATCCTGGTCATCCCGATCGTGATCTACCAGATCCGCAACCTGCGTCAGCAGCGGGAGGGCTGA